A genomic window from Levilactobacillus yonginensis includes:
- the recU gene encoding Holliday junction resolvase RecU, with the protein MTIRYPNGNAYRAPATPTGRRFPSTYTTDYGKRGMTLEEELNESNTYYELHGLAVVHKKPTPIRIVKVDYPKRSAAVIKEAYFSTASTTDYNGVYQGHYLDFDAKETHNKSSFPLKNFHQHQIDHMRACMTQGGICFAIIKFVTRQEIYLYPATKLFACWDAQEAGGRKSVPYTDIAEQGILITPELQLPVPYLKAVDQLL; encoded by the coding sequence ATGACCATTCGGTATCCCAATGGGAATGCCTACCGAGCACCTGCGACGCCAACTGGACGGCGTTTCCCCAGCACCTACACCACTGACTATGGCAAACGGGGAATGACGTTGGAAGAGGAACTCAACGAGTCCAATACCTACTATGAACTACACGGACTGGCCGTTGTTCACAAGAAACCAACGCCCATTCGCATCGTCAAGGTCGACTACCCTAAACGCAGTGCCGCAGTCATCAAAGAGGCTTACTTCAGTACGGCTTCTACGACTGACTACAACGGCGTTTATCAGGGCCATTACCTGGACTTTGATGCCAAGGAAACCCACAACAAGTCGTCGTTTCCCTTGAAAAACTTTCATCAACATCAGATTGATCACATGCGTGCTTGCATGACTCAGGGCGGTATTTGCTTTGCTATTATTAAATTCGTTACCCGCCAAGAGATCTACCTGTACCCTGCGACCAAGCTGTTTGCTTGCTGGGATGCTCAGGAAGCCGGTGGCCGTAAATCAGTTCCTTACACAGATATTGCTGAGCAAGGCATCCTGATTACGCCAGAACTCCAGTTACCTGTTCCCTATCTCAAAGCCGTGGATCAGCTTCTATAG
- a CDS encoding transglycosylase domain-containing protein, which produces MSSNNSSSETRMSRNNERTQGAGPKRPHNGWRLFRRILFIIVAIGVLGILAGAGLFFYYAQSAPKVTEGALSSDTSTRVYDANGKVISRLGAQNRNYVKSPNIPATLKSAVVSTEDRRFYKNNGVDPIRIMGAAFANVTGSSLGMQGGSTLTQQLVKLSVFSTNASDRTLKRKAQEAWLALKVDHDYSKDQILEYYVNKVYMGNGVYGMQTAAQYYYGKTLRSLNLAQLALLAGMPQSPTNYDPTSYPALAKKRRDLVLEAMASNNAITSAQAKQAEATSITTGLVKNHQTTTSNDPKTTKVIDAYLKQVYAELKKKGYNTTTGGLKVHTNLDMGAQKKLYDIVNGNSYVSFPSSKFQVGSTIVNPNNGKVVAMIGGRKTGNVTFGLNRAVQTDRSSASTAKPLMDYGPAIDYLYYPTYEPVKDTAFTYPGTTKNLYDWDHQYQGTITMRKALYESRNIPAIRTLQNVGIKKATTFLKGLGMTFDKPLTLQNGIGLYISSEQEAAAYAAFANGGTYYKPYLVSKVVTQDGKAHNYASTGKRAMSTATAFMLTDMMKDVITNDNGSGRSAAISGLYQAGKTGTDSYPDDYADQVPNGATMDSWFTGYTKNYAVSVWTGYDKQFQTGHYVSESQTEIAQQIYKYEMSYLASKSTNTDWTAPGTVTATSQGNKTEYYVTGHAGTVSDTTATSQYGSTNTTSSSAYSSNGQATTNNSSSKTNTTTTESSTSKESSSTTEQKPGGGDGGDDDNTDSTTTSSAGSTATSTDKHTNSTADTDD; this is translated from the coding sequence ATGTCTAGTAACAATTCATCGTCGGAGACCCGGATGAGCCGCAATAATGAGCGCACCCAGGGCGCCGGCCCCAAACGCCCGCACAACGGGTGGCGGTTATTCCGTCGCATTTTGTTCATCATCGTTGCCATTGGTGTTCTGGGAATTCTCGCCGGCGCCGGCCTGTTCTTTTACTACGCGCAAAGCGCCCCCAAGGTCACAGAAGGTGCCCTGTCGAGTGATACCTCGACCCGGGTCTACGACGCCAACGGCAAGGTCATTTCACGACTCGGGGCACAGAACCGAAACTACGTGAAGTCGCCAAATATCCCCGCCACGTTGAAGAGTGCGGTCGTTTCGACCGAAGACCGGCGCTTCTACAAGAACAACGGGGTCGACCCCATCCGGATCATGGGAGCAGCATTTGCGAACGTCACCGGTTCCTCACTGGGGATGCAAGGTGGGAGTACCTTGACGCAACAGCTGGTCAAGCTGTCCGTCTTCTCCACCAACGCCTCCGACCGAACGCTTAAGCGTAAGGCCCAAGAAGCCTGGTTAGCCTTGAAGGTCGATCATGATTACTCCAAGGACCAGATTCTAGAATATTACGTGAACAAGGTTTACATGGGTAATGGGGTCTACGGGATGCAGACCGCCGCACAATACTACTATGGTAAGACCCTTAGAAGTCTAAATCTCGCTCAGTTGGCTCTCCTAGCTGGGATGCCACAATCACCGACCAACTACGACCCAACCAGCTATCCAGCACTCGCTAAAAAACGGCGTGACCTGGTCTTGGAAGCTATGGCTTCGAACAATGCCATCACGTCTGCTCAGGCGAAACAGGCCGAAGCGACCAGCATCACCACTGGGCTGGTCAAGAACCACCAGACAACTACCAGTAATGACCCCAAGACCACTAAGGTCATCGATGCTTACCTCAAACAGGTCTACGCCGAATTGAAGAAAAAGGGTTACAACACGACGACTGGTGGCCTGAAGGTGCATACCAACTTGGATATGGGTGCTCAGAAGAAGCTCTATGACATCGTCAATGGGAACAGCTACGTCTCCTTCCCTTCCAGCAAGTTCCAAGTTGGCTCGACCATTGTTAACCCGAACAACGGGAAGGTCGTCGCCATGATTGGTGGTCGGAAGACCGGGAACGTTACGTTTGGTCTCAACCGGGCCGTCCAAACTGACCGGTCCAGTGCCTCAACGGCCAAGCCACTAATGGATTACGGTCCTGCCATTGACTATCTGTATTATCCAACCTACGAACCAGTCAAGGATACGGCGTTTACGTACCCTGGAACCACCAAGAACCTTTACGACTGGGACCATCAGTATCAAGGAACCATCACCATGCGTAAGGCCCTCTACGAGTCACGAAACATCCCCGCCATTCGGACGCTACAAAACGTCGGTATCAAGAAGGCAACCACCTTCCTGAAGGGCCTGGGGATGACGTTCGACAAACCGTTGACCTTGCAAAATGGGATTGGCCTCTACATCTCATCCGAACAAGAAGCTGCGGCCTACGCCGCCTTCGCAAACGGTGGGACGTACTACAAGCCTTACCTGGTTTCCAAGGTCGTCACGCAAGATGGTAAAGCCCACAACTACGCCTCCACTGGTAAGCGGGCCATGTCCACTGCTACGGCGTTCATGTTGACGGATATGATGAAGGACGTTATCACGAACGACAATGGTTCTGGACGTTCCGCTGCCATCTCAGGGCTTTACCAAGCTGGCAAGACTGGGACGGACTCCTACCCTGACGACTACGCTGATCAAGTACCAAACGGCGCAACGATGGACTCCTGGTTCACGGGTTACACCAAGAACTACGCCGTTTCTGTTTGGACCGGGTACGATAAGCAATTCCAGACGGGCCACTACGTCAGTGAGTCGCAAACGGAAATTGCTCAACAGATTTATAAGTATGAAATGAGTTACTTGGCTTCTAAGTCTACGAACACCGATTGGACGGCACCAGGCACCGTGACCGCTACTTCACAAGGTAACAAGACGGAGTACTACGTAACGGGTCACGCTGGCACGGTTTCCGATACGACGGCAACTAGTCAGTACGGGTCAACCAACACCACGAGCTCCTCTGCTTATAGTAGTAACGGTCAGGCCACGACGAACAACAGCTCGTCTAAGACCAACACCACGACCACTGAGTCCAGCACCAGTAAGGAATCCTCCAGCACCACGGAACAAAAGCCTGGTGGCGGAGATGGTGGCGATGATGACAACACGGATTCAACCACCACTTCTTCCGCGGGCAGCACCGCAACGTCCACCGATAAACATACGAATTCAACAGCAGACACGGATGATTAA
- a CDS encoding DUF1273 domain-containing protein, with protein MSRLWLTGYRSYELGVFGNQDPKLLVIKDTLKKLLINKIENGTDWLITGGQLGVEQWAAEVGLALKPDYPELKIAMMTPFAEFGNNWNADNRGKYAQLASQVDFHQSVSEQPYHGPQQLRNYQEFMLTHTDEAVMVYDLEVEGKPKYDQQAVARFQEQHAYPLTLIDMDWLQESANEYQENLNNGSQFE; from the coding sequence ATGAGTCGGTTATGGCTAACTGGGTATCGGAGCTATGAGCTGGGTGTCTTTGGTAATCAGGACCCCAAGCTGTTAGTGATTAAAGATACCTTGAAAAAGTTATTGATCAACAAGATTGAAAACGGGACGGACTGGTTGATCACTGGTGGTCAGTTGGGCGTTGAACAGTGGGCGGCCGAAGTTGGCCTGGCATTGAAGCCAGATTACCCGGAGCTGAAGATTGCCATGATGACGCCGTTTGCTGAGTTCGGGAACAACTGGAATGCTGACAACCGGGGAAAGTACGCGCAACTGGCTAGTCAGGTCGACTTCCACCAGTCAGTCAGCGAGCAACCCTATCATGGCCCCCAACAGTTAAGAAACTATCAAGAATTTATGCTGACCCATACGGATGAGGCGGTCATGGTTTATGATTTAGAGGTTGAAGGGAAACCTAAGTATGACCAGCAGGCCGTAGCGCGGTTTCAAGAGCAGCATGCTTATCCCCTGACGTTGATTGATATGGATTGGTTACAGGAAAGTGCCAATGAATATCAAGAAAATTTAAATAATGGTTCCCAATTTGAATAA
- a CDS encoding class I SAM-dependent RNA methyltransferase codes for MKKFHLYAATASGIEAIAGRELRDLGYDTQVENGRVRFDGTIEDILRANLWLRTADRVRIIVAEFDAVTFDELFEATKAVAWDELLPMDAAFPVEGRSKKSQLHSVPDAQAIVKKAVATKLAAVYHRRTRMPETGATYPLEVMIDKDHVMLTLDTTGSSLFKRGYRVGKGGAPLKENMAAALIALTSWHKDMPFWDPVCGSGTIPIEAALIGRNLAPGFNRTFTCESWDWVSQELSDQVRDEADAKADYDTPLQIFGTDIDENMVAIAKRNAQEAGLSQDVTFSQLAVQDFKTDLEHGVIVANPPYGERLSDQASVRELYKQMGQVFKPLTDWSKYILTADLEFEHFYGQKATKTRKLYNGALRTDYFQFWAQRHPRHKG; via the coding sequence ATGAAGAAATTCCATTTATACGCGGCCACTGCCAGTGGTATTGAAGCCATCGCCGGGCGCGAATTACGTGACTTAGGGTATGACACCCAAGTTGAAAACGGTCGGGTCCGTTTCGACGGCACGATTGAAGACATCCTGCGAGCTAATTTGTGGTTGCGGACGGCTGATCGGGTTCGAATCATCGTGGCTGAATTTGACGCCGTGACTTTTGACGAATTATTTGAAGCCACCAAGGCGGTTGCCTGGGATGAACTGTTGCCAATGGATGCAGCTTTCCCAGTGGAGGGCCGTTCCAAGAAATCGCAACTCCACAGTGTGCCGGACGCGCAAGCCATCGTGAAGAAGGCTGTGGCCACTAAATTGGCAGCCGTCTATCACCGGCGGACGCGGATGCCTGAAACCGGGGCCACGTATCCTTTGGAAGTCATGATCGACAAGGATCACGTGATGCTGACGTTAGATACCACCGGGTCCAGTCTCTTCAAACGGGGCTACCGGGTCGGTAAGGGTGGCGCACCACTGAAGGAAAACATGGCGGCGGCTTTGATTGCCCTGACGAGTTGGCATAAGGACATGCCGTTCTGGGATCCCGTCTGTGGGTCCGGGACCATTCCGATTGAAGCCGCTTTGATTGGACGTAACTTGGCCCCTGGGTTTAACCGGACCTTTACCTGCGAAAGCTGGGACTGGGTTTCGCAAGAATTGAGTGACCAGGTTCGTGACGAAGCCGATGCTAAGGCCGATTATGACACACCGCTTCAGATTTTTGGGACGGATATTGATGAAAATATGGTGGCGATTGCCAAGCGTAACGCCCAAGAAGCCGGCCTGTCACAAGATGTCACGTTCAGTCAATTGGCCGTGCAGGACTTCAAGACGGACCTCGAACATGGGGTCATCGTTGCCAACCCACCTTACGGGGAACGGTTGAGTGACCAGGCCAGCGTGCGGGAACTCTATAAGCAAATGGGTCAGGTCTTCAAGCCACTGACTGATTGGTCGAAGTACATTTTGACCGCTGACCTGGAGTTTGAACACTTCTACGGCCAGAAGGCAACGAAGACGCGGAAACTCTATAACGGGGCACTGCGGACTGACTACTTCCAGTTCTGGGCCCAACGTCATCCACGTCATAAGGGGTAA
- a CDS encoding ammonium transporter, whose product MNLANTAFVLVASVLVLFMTPGLAFFYGGLVSEKNVVNTMLSVFIMTGVAILLWVFLGYTMAFSGNVAGVVGNLNHVFMAGVNLASLTASHIPVGAYSLFQMMFAIITPALFVGAVVGRIRFKFLLLFLIAWSILIYYPMVHLVWAPAGWLAKLGVLDFAGGTVVHINAGVTALVLSAWLGPRLNRGHNQHYNLPWVLLGTAILWIGWYGFNAGSALTVNGVALQAAITSTVATATAMVVWMGLDIWKTGKPTLVGVCTGTLCGLVAITPAAGYVTILGSVAIGAIATCTSFAFIQFLKPKLGIDDALDAFGCHGVSGIVGSILTGVFATKAVNPTITTNGLAYGGGLHLLLIQLLATGVTIAFVAAMGCLIIWGLRQVTPMRVGAEEERLGLDQGEHGERADYAVGLTERLADYKPDQELYAPEFKGQLQQLKNPNPEPTHLNGN is encoded by the coding sequence ATGAATCTTGCAAATACCGCGTTTGTCTTAGTCGCTAGTGTCTTGGTCCTGTTTATGACTCCTGGATTGGCCTTCTTTTACGGGGGCTTGGTCTCCGAGAAAAACGTTGTCAACACCATGTTATCGGTCTTCATTATGACGGGGGTCGCAATTCTACTGTGGGTCTTCCTGGGCTACACCATGGCGTTCTCCGGCAACGTTGCAGGGGTCGTGGGTAATTTGAACCACGTCTTCATGGCCGGGGTCAACCTAGCTAGCTTGACTGCCAGTCACATTCCGGTGGGGGCGTACTCGTTGTTTCAAATGATGTTTGCAATCATTACCCCAGCGTTGTTCGTGGGGGCGGTCGTTGGCCGGATTCGGTTTAAATTCTTGTTACTCTTTCTGATTGCCTGGTCGATTCTAATTTACTACCCGATGGTCCACTTGGTTTGGGCCCCAGCGGGTTGGTTGGCAAAATTAGGCGTTTTGGATTTTGCCGGTGGGACGGTCGTGCACATCAACGCTGGGGTCACCGCCTTGGTTCTGTCCGCTTGGCTGGGACCGCGGCTGAACCGTGGTCACAATCAACATTACAATTTGCCTTGGGTATTGCTGGGAACGGCGATTCTGTGGATCGGTTGGTACGGTTTTAACGCTGGGAGTGCACTGACGGTCAACGGTGTTGCTCTACAGGCGGCCATTACCAGTACGGTGGCTACGGCCACGGCGATGGTGGTGTGGATGGGCTTAGACATTTGGAAGACTGGCAAGCCAACGTTGGTTGGTGTGTGTACCGGGACGTTGTGCGGGCTGGTTGCCATTACGCCGGCCGCTGGCTACGTCACGATTCTGGGGTCGGTGGCCATTGGGGCCATTGCCACCTGCACCAGCTTTGCGTTTATCCAATTTCTTAAGCCCAAGTTGGGAATCGATGATGCTTTAGATGCCTTTGGCTGTCACGGAGTCAGCGGCATTGTTGGCAGTATCTTGACCGGGGTCTTTGCGACTAAGGCCGTGAACCCGACGATTACGACGAACGGGTTGGCCTATGGTGGTGGGCTGCACTTGTTGTTGATCCAACTATTGGCGACCGGCGTGACGATTGCTTTTGTTGCGGCGATGGGGTGCTTGATCATCTGGGGGCTGCGGCAGGTCACGCCCATGCGAGTTGGTGCTGAGGAAGAACGGTTGGGATTGGACCAAGGCGAGCACGGTGAACGGGCCGACTACGCGGTTGGCTTGACGGAACGGTTAGCTGATTACAAGCCGGACCAGGAACTGTACGCACCAGAATTCAAGGGCCAACTGCAGCAGCTGAAAAATCCGAACCCTGAGCCGACTCATCTTAATGGTAATTGA
- a CDS encoding zinc-binding dehydrogenase, whose product MRAIVIDKPGDTSVLKMVDRPIPRSDASHSVMRIHAFGVHRYEVLTRAGGSPAVKFPRVIGVEAVGEVTEPATNSQLKVGQKVMTMMGGFGREVDGSYQEFALVADENLYPVDYDGDWVTLAQYPENFYTAIGALKSLSLTAGQTLLVRGGTSAVGLAAIKLAKAFGLKVIATTRRKAMLPELVKNGADDAVLDTDNSLVTDQSFDGIIDMVGTVTLANSVTHLNQGGTVCLIGLLAGEWIVENFNPFILAGKSLTVFDTTDVQQELVNEMFKLIKENNLQIPIAKVFKLADIQAAHKYVMESRELGQVIVDND is encoded by the coding sequence ATGCGAGCAATTGTGATTGATAAGCCGGGTGACACGAGCGTTTTGAAGATGGTGGACCGGCCAATTCCCCGGTCCGATGCGTCCCATTCAGTCATGCGGATTCATGCGTTTGGCGTGCACCGTTACGAAGTGTTGACGCGGGCCGGAGGGTCACCCGCAGTCAAGTTTCCCCGTGTGATTGGGGTCGAAGCGGTCGGTGAGGTGACTGAGCCGGCCACCAACAGCCAGTTAAAGGTTGGCCAAAAGGTTATGACAATGATGGGTGGTTTTGGCCGTGAAGTCGACGGCAGCTACCAGGAATTTGCGCTGGTCGCTGATGAAAATCTTTATCCAGTAGACTATGACGGCGATTGGGTCACGTTGGCCCAGTATCCCGAAAACTTTTATACAGCGATTGGCGCCCTGAAGTCACTCTCACTGACCGCGGGCCAAACGTTGTTGGTCCGCGGCGGTACCAGTGCTGTGGGGCTAGCTGCCATTAAACTGGCTAAAGCGTTTGGCCTGAAAGTGATCGCCACTACACGGCGGAAAGCTATGTTGCCAGAATTGGTTAAAAATGGGGCGGACGATGCGGTGCTGGATACCGACAACAGTTTGGTGACCGACCAAAGCTTTGACGGAATCATCGACATGGTAGGGACTGTCACTCTAGCCAACTCCGTTACGCACCTGAACCAAGGTGGTACGGTCTGCCTGATTGGGTTGTTGGCCGGTGAGTGGATCGTGGAGAACTTCAATCCATTCATCTTAGCAGGCAAGTCACTCACAGTGTTTGACACGACGGACGTTCAGCAGGAACTGGTGAACGAGATGTTTAAATTGATCAAGGAAAATAACTTACAGATTCCAATTGCTAAGGTCTTCAAACTGGCCGACATTCAGGCTGCTCACAAGTACGTGATGGAAAGCCGGGAGTTGGGTCAGGTTATCGTTGATAACGACTAA
- the gpsB gene encoding cell division regulator GpsB has translation MENVNFTPKEILQKQFRQKMRGYDPDDVDSFLDNVIKDYDTFVKENQRLQDENERLLAKVDELTKQVQVGGSQPQAATTSQPTSNVTNMDILKRLSNLERHVFGSQLDNDPNESHRL, from the coding sequence ATGGAAAACGTTAATTTCACTCCCAAGGAAATTTTGCAAAAGCAATTCCGTCAAAAGATGCGTGGGTACGATCCAGACGACGTTGACAGTTTCTTAGACAACGTCATCAAGGACTACGACACTTTTGTTAAGGAGAATCAACGGCTTCAAGACGAAAACGAACGGTTGTTGGCCAAGGTCGACGAACTCACGAAGCAAGTGCAAGTGGGCGGAAGTCAGCCACAAGCTGCTACAACCAGCCAACCAACTTCAAATGTCACGAACATGGACATCTTGAAGCGGTTATCCAACCTGGAACGGCACGTTTTCGGTTCACAATTAGATAATGATCCAAACGAGTCACATCGTTTGTAG
- a CDS encoding acyltransferase family protein → MARRARIKETADLGDYLKAFACTAVMLQAVLSLTLTTTGGRSIQSGVAWVYLAVKFTAPAFICGILFTTMRVTRPQPAYGTYLKQQWSALVVPTIWWTLAYLVLMPQVQQHHAYTTAVQFGWQFINGNAAPHLWYNTMMLQIIVLMPIWWGVRNWLTTRRRLGIVLSVTAWLYVGWLVVADRLIYPTARFTQWYLLDRVFWGFFPYAILGIIFWQMWPRLRQLRWPWLPLALLAGISLIWQADTLLRQGRPISLTQTSYYLPATVFYVLAIIGLIGCLATWQMRGRSRWLTRVHWLATYAYRAYLANVFWLQLVWLAGGRQLTTMVPVVGIVVCYSLTWCLSFSSAYGLHVAWQAIKNLKNQRRITDDTHTTS, encoded by the coding sequence GTGGCACGACGAGCGAGAATTAAAGAAACCGCGGATCTGGGCGACTATTTAAAGGCGTTTGCCTGTACGGCAGTCATGCTACAGGCAGTTTTGAGTCTGACCTTGACCACGACTGGCGGCCGTAGTATCCAATCTGGTGTGGCTTGGGTCTACTTAGCTGTTAAATTCACGGCGCCCGCATTTATATGTGGGATCTTATTTACCACGATGCGTGTGACCCGGCCACAACCGGCGTACGGCACCTACCTAAAACAACAGTGGTCGGCCCTGGTGGTGCCCACAATTTGGTGGACCCTAGCTTACCTGGTTCTGATGCCGCAGGTTCAGCAACATCATGCCTATACGACCGCGGTTCAGTTCGGCTGGCAATTTATCAATGGGAATGCGGCGCCGCATCTCTGGTACAACACGATGATGTTGCAGATAATCGTGTTGATGCCAATTTGGTGGGGTGTGCGTAATTGGCTGACTACTCGGCGGCGCCTGGGGATTGTGCTGAGCGTGACGGCGTGGTTGTATGTCGGGTGGTTGGTCGTGGCAGACCGACTCATCTATCCCACGGCCCGATTTACGCAGTGGTACTTATTGGACCGTGTTTTCTGGGGATTCTTTCCGTACGCAATTTTAGGAATTATCTTTTGGCAAATGTGGCCACGCTTGCGCCAGCTACGGTGGCCCTGGTTACCGTTAGCCCTGTTGGCAGGCATTTCATTGATTTGGCAAGCTGATACTCTATTGCGGCAGGGCCGGCCGATAAGCTTGACCCAAACTAGTTACTACTTACCAGCGACTGTTTTCTACGTGCTAGCAATTATTGGTCTGATTGGGTGTCTCGCCACCTGGCAAATGCGGGGCCGTTCGCGCTGGCTGACGCGAGTACATTGGCTGGCGACCTACGCCTATCGCGCCTATTTAGCCAATGTTTTTTGGCTGCAACTGGTCTGGCTAGCCGGGGGCAGACAATTAACGACCATGGTTCCAGTAGTGGGCATCGTTGTTTGCTACAGCTTGACTTGGTGCCTATCCTTTAGCAGTGCCTATGGATTACACGTGGCTTGGCAGGCAATCAAAAATTTGAAAAATCAACGGAGGATTACTGATGACACGCACACAACCAGTTGA
- a CDS encoding MerR family transcriptional regulator, which produces MLTIQNFAKLSGTTRRTLLFYDEKNLFKPKKVADNGYRYYDYDQLYKLTFILQLRRLGLPIAQIKALTDTTNSDSLDTDLQSILTEINDQLDNLTLLKETLTTRFKQPETTAVPTKNLPKIVTGQASLFCRSRQSVACTEEEIAEIYTDFYEQLGKINLVNQRDSGFLTQLPNSSANGYPTASFCILKAVSARTNTGDLPLIKKPAGQFVSIDTTNDTKNICIALQILAEYIDDHHLQITDQMWQMNLGENFTSKGASKLVRLQYQIQ; this is translated from the coding sequence ATGCTAACGATTCAAAATTTTGCCAAATTATCCGGGACCACCCGGCGAACACTCCTGTTCTACGATGAAAAAAATCTCTTCAAGCCTAAAAAAGTCGCGGACAACGGTTACCGCTACTACGACTACGACCAGTTGTATAAATTAACCTTTATTCTCCAGTTACGGCGACTGGGACTCCCCATTGCCCAAATCAAAGCGTTAACTGACACGACCAACAGCGACTCACTGGACACTGACTTACAGAGCATCCTGACCGAAATCAACGACCAACTCGATAATTTGACCCTACTGAAGGAGACCCTCACAACTCGGTTCAAACAACCCGAAACGACCGCAGTCCCCACCAAGAATCTGCCGAAGATCGTCACGGGTCAAGCGAGCCTGTTCTGCCGGTCCCGCCAATCGGTCGCCTGCACCGAGGAAGAAATTGCCGAAATCTATACCGATTTCTACGAACAACTGGGAAAAATCAACCTTGTGAATCAGCGTGACTCGGGCTTCTTGACCCAGTTGCCCAACAGTAGTGCTAACGGGTACCCCACTGCTTCATTTTGTATTTTGAAGGCAGTCTCCGCACGAACCAACACCGGTGACCTGCCCTTGATCAAAAAGCCAGCGGGCCAGTTTGTTTCAATCGACACCACCAACGACACCAAGAACATCTGTATTGCGCTACAGATTCTCGCTGAATACATCGACGACCATCACCTGCAGATCACCGATCAAATGTGGCAGATGAATCTCGGTGAAAACTTTACCAGTAAGGGTGCGTCCAAACTGGTGCGGTTACAGTATCAGATACAGTAA
- a CDS encoding 8-oxo-dGTP diphosphatase, translating into MTRTQPVELVTMIMVTDPVTKKVLVEDKIHVQWKGGHSFPGGHVEVGESCAAAAIREVSEETGLTLTHVEFCGTCEWFDHDGGQRKLGLLYRSDAFTGEIRSSAEGRVSWLPLSEMTAEKSAASMLTLLKIFRREAAAAKSDEWNGDLFVDAGC; encoded by the coding sequence ATGACACGCACACAACCAGTTGAATTGGTCACGATGATCATGGTGACGGATCCTGTAACCAAAAAAGTCTTAGTGGAAGATAAGATTCACGTTCAGTGGAAGGGTGGCCATAGTTTTCCGGGTGGCCACGTCGAGGTCGGTGAGAGCTGTGCGGCAGCTGCCATTCGTGAAGTGTCCGAAGAAACTGGGTTGACTCTGACGCACGTTGAATTCTGTGGGACCTGCGAATGGTTCGACCACGATGGCGGCCAACGAAAGCTGGGCTTGCTGTACCGCAGTGATGCCTTCACCGGCGAGATTCGTTCGAGTGCCGAGGGGCGAGTCAGTTGGCTCCCGTTGTCAGAGATGACGGCGGAGAAGAGCGCGGCCAGCATGCTAACGCTGTTAAAGATCTTTCGGCGTGAAGCTGCGGCTGCTAAGAGTGACGAGTGGAACGGCGACCTATTTGTAGACGCTGGGTGTTAA
- a CDS encoding HIT family protein — protein MIKDDCVFCQKKEIVLENDLAKAFWDTHPVRRGHLLIVPKQHYATYFDVPAPTRHAMDDLLFVAKDYLDDRYHPAGYNVGVNVAAAAGQTVMHAHVHLIPRYVGDVKNPAGGVRKMIPKAVRKLMS, from the coding sequence ATGATCAAAGACGATTGTGTTTTTTGTCAGAAAAAAGAAATCGTTTTGGAGAATGATCTGGCCAAAGCCTTCTGGGACACCCATCCCGTGCGGCGCGGTCACCTATTGATCGTACCTAAGCAACACTATGCCACTTATTTTGACGTGCCAGCACCCACGCGTCACGCGATGGACGACTTGTTGTTTGTCGCTAAAGACTACTTGGATGACCGGTATCATCCCGCGGGTTACAACGTGGGGGTCAACGTGGCCGCAGCGGCTGGTCAAACGGTGATGCACGCCCACGTCCACCTGATTCCCCGGTACGTCGGCGACGTGAAGAATCCAGCGGGTGGTGTGCGGAAGATGATTCCGAAGGCCGTTCGGAAACTTATGTCATAA